In the genome of Amphiura filiformis chromosome 4, Afil_fr2py, whole genome shotgun sequence, one region contains:
- the LOC140151183 gene encoding uncharacterized protein yields the protein MEETKLIEAKLNFSNNNHICLPPKKPPRKSSSEYVDSDDELTLQYGTQITGRCYSYSEENETFDIIKETADNVNPIECHSDGNTDSTIENVSIPKDRPKQDDRASLLQPSDNRSTSPADMKERKVALEKSIAWLRQELLDMRKTDQTLIMQLMNIQMKIHSLKTEVFADSPLLPRRPAFQTHISKPSEELFDYITDEDIIDEEETEPDVEEENGEPVAWREFQRRLSCRRTFSKRGKLPGIIKTTNTKS from the exons ATGGAAGAAACAAAACTCATCGAAGCAAAGCTCAATTTTTCGAACAACAACCACATTTGCCTGCCACCTAAGAAGCCACCAAGAAAGTCTTCATCAGAATATGTGGACAGTGACGATGAACTCACTTTACAGTATGGCACACAGATTACAGGAAGATGTTATTCATATTCGGAAGAAAATGAAACATTTGACATCATCAAAGAGACTGCAGATAATGTCAACCCCATTGAATGCCATTCTGATGGTAACACAGACTCGACAATAGAAAACGTAAGCATACCTAAGGATCGACCTAAGCAGGATGATCGTGCTTCTTTGCTGCAGCCAAGTGATAACAGATCTACTTCTCCTGCGGATATGAAGGAACGGAAAGTAGCCCTGGAAAAATCTATCGCATGGTTGCGTCAAGAACTG CTGGACATGCGCAAAACAGACCAAACTCTCATTATGCAACTGATGAACATTCAAATGAAAATACATTCATTGAAAACAGAAGTCTTCGCTGACTCTCCACTTCTACCCCGTCGTCCTGCATTTCAAACACATATTAGCAAACCATCTGAAGAACTCTTTGATTATATCACCGATGAAGATATCATTGATGAAGAGGAAACTGAACCGGACGTGGAAGAAGAAAATGGCGAACCCGTCGCATGGCGCGAATTTCAAAGAAGACTATCCTGCAGACGTACTTTCTCAAAGCGCGGGAAACTACCTGGGATAATAAAAACAACGAACACGAAATCTTGA